In Patescibacteria group bacterium, the genomic window AAGCCTTCAGTATTCCATTTACTGAAGGCTGTTTTTATTATCCGACTATTTGGCCAGCAACACTCGTTTGATATCGCTGACTAAAACGATTACGCTCAAAAAACCCGAGCTCCCCCTTCTTACACAAAAACCTCATTGGCTTTTTTATACAACTGCGCCAGCTCCCTCACTATTAGATTATCTAAGCGCTCCTGCAAAATCTTTAAAACCTCGCCATAATACCAAAGCTTTTTTTCTTTGGGCGCATTGAATTTTTCCCAAAGAGCCTCGCCTTGCTCTTGGTATTCCCTAATCAGTGAAGATAGATTGTGGATTTTATCAGCCGCGCAAATCAACAAAGCTGGCTCGCTATCATCTTGGAGATTTCTTAAATAACTCTCTTTTCTGGGTTGCCAACTATCTCTGGGATCCGGACCCTTTTCTTCCTGTTCAGTTACTTCTTGAACAATTCTTGCTATTTGCGGACCAAAATCTTTTTCCAGTTCTTCTGGAGTATAATCCGTATCTTCCAATATGTCGTGCAACAAAGCCGCGGCTCGCGTATCATCATCACCCCCAAATCGAGCCACCAATTCCTCAACCTCAATCGGGTGGCTAATAAAAGGCATTGGGGTATCAGTTTTTCGGA contains:
- a CDS encoding HD domain-containing protein: MTIREQKRPSDQDFESSQTAEELPPIVEKALKMAQAKHEGQFRKTDTPMPFISHPIEVEELVARFGGDDDTRAAALLHDILEDTDYTPEELEKDFGPQIARIVQEVTEQEEKGPDPRDSWQPRKESYLRNLQDDSEPALLICAADKIHNLSSLIREYQEQGEALWEKFNAPKEKKLWYYGEVLKILQERLDNLIVRELAQLYKKANEVFV